The DNA window GAAACGATGGCATACTTGTAGTCCAAGCCAAATCGTTTCAAATACATCCACACTCCTAAGCACGGTTCTTGGTTAAATATTGTGGAAGGACTTTTTTCAAAGATGACTTGCTCTTTTTTAAAGCATATTAGAGTGGAGTCTCTGGAGGAATTAAAAGAGAGGATTCTTCGAGGAGTAGCTGAAATTAATGCGGAGCCGGTTGTACATCGTTGGACAAATTTTGAGTTCACGCAAAATATGTAAATGTTTTATTGAAACGTTGTACTAGTTCCCAAAAGTCCCTAGCAGTACCTAATTCATTGGAGAGCTATTGCCCAAGGAAATTTTTCAATCAATAATTCCATTAGTTCTATTGCCGTCCCCTCAATATACGTAGGTTCCCATCCCCTTCTTACAGGCATTTGCAGGACCCATTATCTTTAGATTTTGATGAAGCAGGAAAAAAGAACTATCCATTTTGGATGAAACTCTACCCAAACCTTCGCCCTTGGCCCATTGCCTCAAGAAAAAGCCCAGGTGAGCTATTTCAGGAACATAAAGGCAGCATTCTCAATCCGTTTTACTCTTTTTATCTTCTGAGCTGAAATGCGTTCAACTCGGCCTCAATTTCCCCACAGCTTGTGGGTAAATTATCATCCATTAACGTCATTAAACTCTTTTTCAAAACTTTCGATCGTTTTTAGAATTAATTCCCAATCTGGGATCTTTCTGAAAAACATAGCCTCCATCAGATGATAATCCTTTTCAAGTTCTTTAAGAACTCTTGGAGGAGGAAAAAGCTTTAGAGTTTTCTTTCGAGCTGTTCCATAGTTCGCCCAGCTTGATGCAAAGTAGATACTTTTATGGATTGCAACTCGTTCAAGTAGAGCTGTCTCAATAATTGCTTTTTCTTTGATTTCAGAATTTAGCAAACGAAAAAAATCATAAAAATGCCTTGAAATTCGCGGTGGAAGTTTTTTATCTTCCGGTAGATGCGCATATTGGTGAAGGATTGTCGCTTTCTCCCAGAAAGTTCGTTCAGCATTCAACACTCGAACCCACGTTTCAGACTCATGAATTTTCTCCTTCAGTGCTTCTTTAGCATAGCTCTGTATTTTATGTTCACTGACAGGCCAATGTTCTGATCTTGCACCGATTTCGATTTTCACAAGCGGTCGAATATATCCAGCTTTTGAAGTCTCGCTTGGATATTCAAATAGCAGTGTTTGAGCATCTGGATCTTCTAGGTCGCAGAAAATTCTCCAACCGCTGGAAGTTCCTAACTTTGCATCAATAGCATCTCTCAGATCATTTAACATCTCAGTTTGCACATAGTTAGAGCAAGCTTGTGAAAGATTATCTAGAATTGTTCGTTGCTTCTTTTTGGAAGGCGCATTTTCAGGATCACAGGGGGCTTTAAAACCAAAAAATCTTCTTTCAATTGAAAGATCAATATCTTCGGAAAACCGGTCGATTAATCCATATGCTTTTGAAAGTGAAGTGCCTCCTTTGAAGGTAAGATGGGACTTCATTTTCGCTAACGAAAACAGTCTTTCCAAAACCCATACAACCCAATAGTCTTTCTCAATAATTTCGAACGGCATGTGCATGATCTCTGCTGCTGTTCTAAAGAACAGCGCACGTTCTTCTTTAGATAAAAGGTAGAGATGGATTTCATTCATGGCTCAAACCCCATAATTTCAAAAACAATGGCTCGTATCCACGCAGGAGCAAATTTCATATTTTGTCTAACTTCTTTTTCATTTGAACCATTGAGAAATTTTGAAATTTGCGCGCGCGCTACCTGGTCAATGTGATCTTTTCCTAAATTTTTTAAGGCCTGAATCAGAAGACCTTCTCTAGTTCCGGCAGAAGACATGACTTTTTTAGTGGCCTTTTTAAAAATGATTTCTTGATTACCAATTTTGACTTTCCTTGAGGGACCTTCAGTTAAAAAGATAATTCGACCGGGAACCTGTACAGAAAGGCCAACCAAATTTGCAGCGTAAGCCCCAGCTGGTTGGATTTGAACTCCATTTTTTTCCGCAATTGCTTTTGCAACCTCATTTAAATCTGGAGGGATTAAGCCCAATAAATCATGCGTTTTGGGATAGTCATAAACACCTTGTGCAAGCCGCCGAATGACGCTTTGTTTTTGAAGCTGTGAGAGAGCCTTGCGAATAGAGGCATCACTACCCAGATCTGAAAAGTGCATTGAGGTAAAACACCACCCCCGGCCGTGATCGGTAATCCTATTTTTCACCGCGATTTCAATACTTTGGCCCATTATTACGCACCTCTATTTTTCACAAACATAGCATCTTTTTGTGAATGCATGCAAAAGA is part of the Simkaniaceae bacterium genome and encodes:
- a CDS encoding nucleotidyl transferase AbiEii/AbiGii toxin family protein, whose translation is MNEIHLYLLSKEERALFFRTAAEIMHMPFEIIEKDYWVVWVLERLFSLAKMKSHLTFKGGTSLSKAYGLIDRFSEDIDLSIERRFFGFKAPCDPENAPSKKKQRTILDNLSQACSNYVQTEMLNDLRDAIDAKLGTSSGWRIFCDLEDPDAQTLLFEYPSETSKAGYIRPLVKIEIGARSEHWPVSEHKIQSYAKEALKEKIHESETWVRVLNAERTFWEKATILHQYAHLPEDKKLPPRISRHFYDFFRLLNSEIKEKAIIETALLERVAIHKSIYFASSWANYGTARKKTLKLFPPPRVLKELEKDYHLMEAMFFRKIPDWELILKTIESFEKEFNDVNG
- a CDS encoding DUF6088 family protein; amino-acid sequence: MGQSIEIAVKNRITDHGRGWCFTSMHFSDLGSDASIRKALSQLQKQSVIRRLAQGVYDYPKTHDLLGLIPPDLNEVAKAIAEKNGVQIQPAGAYAANLVGLSVQVPGRIIFLTEGPSRKVKIGNQEIIFKKATKKVMSSAGTREGLLIQALKNLGKDHIDQVARAQISKFLNGSNEKEVRQNMKFAPAWIRAIVFEIMGFEP